The DNA region GAATAACTACAATCATTCTCTTCGCTGCCGTCGTCGCTCATATAGTAATCTTCCTCCTCCATAATTCAGTTGTTATTAtatcaattctctctctctgcgTAGCGCAGAAACTAACTGCGGCTATCCAGAAACAAAATTGAGTAGAACAAAGATCGCGATCCGATCGGCGGCGGCTCCTTCCCGGGAAAGTTTGAAGAGAGAGGAGCGagaaaatcttaaaaaataggTCTCAGAGAGAGGGCTTATTGggattatataaatatttacgAGGGCTCAACTGTACTGTTCTCGATACGACGCCGTTGCAGTGTAATTAGTTGCACAATACGGAGGCATAAATATAGACCAAACTTACCATATTAATGTATCATACCAATTTATCAGATCCGTTTCAAATACTTTTTAActcaaattataaattattaaattataaaagcagttcaaatacaaaataaatttcaaaagtTTCAACTTTCAAATAGTCATATGACAATCTCGAATTGGCCGATTCGTACATGCCCGGCTAAATGTTGTCATCGGTTATGAATTCCTATTGAATTTCACTTAGaatttgattgattgaattcTCATAACATTTCAATtagattataattttaattatattagaaTTTGATTGATTGAATACACATAACATTTCAATtagattataattttaattatattaataatgtACTATTAGAATCGCACAAAATCTCTATTAACGACAGTTAATCAGATTCAGCTTCTCACGTAAGTTATTGTGTATTACCAAATCAAAACTTTACACCTGGAGACTAAACATTCCATTCCTAGTATATTTTGTATTGAATCCAAATTTAGTAAGTTCCAACACCTTTGACTTAAATTCTAGGGTAGTCATAAAAAGGTGTATGTTAAGAGCATTCTCAATAGCGCCCTAACGGTAGGGCTAGTGGTTAGGGTGTGGGGACGTCCACTACTAGAGTCGGCTAACGGGCGAGGACGAATGGGTAGGGCTAGCGGTCGTCCGCGAGCAAAGGGCGTTAGCCGATCGCTCGTCCGCTATTGTAGTGATGCGATCGGTGaacgcgttttttatttttattttattttatttttcaactctatatatacggctcgttgcacgccatttcatttgcaccacttgtattaacgagtttctctctctactctcatttgtattgaagataaatggagcacgacAGTGATtctcccgccacgagcgagtcacaaacgccgacGTTCCCCGTTGGAGGTAGGGGAAACGCGACTACAACGGGCGGGAACGCCGGCAGAATGGTGGGGATGgccgggatgatgcccgggtacttcAATATGTACCATTGGATGGCCGTCGGAATGGCGAAGATGGGTGaaatgatgcccgggatggcggGCATGAGTGACGGGATGACGgacgggatgatgcccgggatggggGATGTTGCCCGGGATGGCAAGGATGagcgggatgatgcagggcatgcctATCGCTGCGGAGTAGTAGAGTGAAGCTTGaagatgttttttttattgtactatgtatttttttttaaattgaaatacgtatgtttttttaaaataaaatggttgcacTTTTTCCATATCTGTGTCGAATTTTTAATTCTGTAtttatgaatttgtgaatttattcTATTGGCTAGGGCATCAGCTAATCCTAGTGCAAAGCTATTATTATGTTGTGGttagtcctagtgatgtggcatgCTGTTGATTAGTCCTAGTGATGTGAAAGAATGTGTATATAGTTAGTTCTAGAGCTAGGTTGTTAGTTAGTCcaccccattgtggatgctcttaagagtTTCAGTCTCCATCTCCACCTTATACTAAATTTAACGAGGTTTGAGCCTCACATGGGCTTCTTAATTTTAGGTTTTACACGTTCCTTATAAGAGTGAACTTCATAGTTTTACTTTTTTAGGTTCATACTTCATGGAAAATGACAAATCACATTAGAGGTGCTTTGAGAGGTCATTTTGTCATTGAGCTATGAAGGATATAAAAGTTATTTTCCTCATTTCATTATCACTTTCCAAAACTCTCAAATGACCGAGTTTATTGCCAAACgagaaaaagcaaacaaaaataTTAGGGTTCCAAAAATTGGCATTCAAAACGTTAACAAACTTACTAATATCCGTTTTGTAAATGCCCAATGAAATCtaagaatataaatataaaagatTTTCGGTAGCACAATTTGAATTAGCATTTGATCTTTAAAATTATTCACTTGATATACAAAAGTTTATAATTATTAACTCTATGTAGTTCCATATTTTAGcagataatttaaattttattgaagTCGTCTTAAAATCATTTGATAGTATTCATATTTTAAGCCAGATTCCCAAACGGGTCAGACGAatcaaaattcatattttaagcCAGATTCCCAAACGGGTCAGACGAAGAGTGgattaagagtgtccacaatgatGGCCCTCAAGGGCCACCAAAGTTGGCccggccaccaaatgtggcttTCCTGGGCTCTCCACAATGGTAAATTACaagggccacgaaatgtggcccgctccaaaataaaaattaatttatttgtttttttaatgatattttttaatttaactacaataaattttattagactataatttatgatatttataattttaattaaaataaaacaatttggattgtaaataaaaaaaattgcacaacctaaccaaaaaaaagtttaacaagaacttcgttgtattatattaacaggggaaaattatacaacgaaatttttcaagtttaaaaacaacaacccgaagcaaaaaaattggaaagattggaaagagtggtgtttgaattggggtagaaaaatggaggaaaaatggtaaaaagaaagaaaaaaaaatcggtgGCCGGGCCGTGGCTCTCGGGCCGCTGCAGTGGTGGGGCCGCGGCGCACACGGCTGAGTCGCGTGAgggccgcggccgcggctcccTCTCGGCTCTCGGCTCTCGGCTCTCTCCCTCTTCAACATAGTTGTCTGATTCGCGATACCAACTCTCTCCAAATCTTTGTCTGGATCAAACCCCTATGATACTGCAAATTTGAATTTCTGTacaacaaaaattcaaaaacttAGTACTAATACTAAGAACAATCCTCtctctatatatgtatatgcagTATAATAAACCTCGAGAAAGGCTTCTGTGGTGGAGCTGGATCCATCAAGTGCACCACCTAAAATGTAATCACAAAGGTATGTTGCCTGCAACCTTCGATCATGTTTATCATGAATTGAAATTGCAGATGAAATAAAAGGTGGTAGAGTAGCTCTTTGATGTTCTTGACAATTAAATAGGTGCCAGCAAATGAAGCAGTAGCAATAGTCTCCTCATGCGCATATTTACCGTGGATTATCGACGCGTATTCTCCCTTCTTGTGCTTTTCAACGCTATGCCAAACCTTGGCAACCCATGGACAAGTTGTGTCCGCAATCTCCACATTCTTCTGAGTCAGCAGCATCATCTCCTGCACCGGAGCTCCGAACGCAGACAGCACCACCACGTCGCCCTTCGCAACCAGATCGTATTGTTTCTTCCCTTCCTTCACTGGGATAATCTTCACTCCCATCTCCCCCAGCGTCTGTTAAACATTAATTGCAAGCTTAATCAATCTGTAGAGAGATTTAGATGAAGATCTAAGGACTAAGAGAAAACCTGATTAACAGTGGGATTGTGAGTGATTTCATTAGTGAGCCCAAATTGTGCGATCCGGAAAATGATGTCGAGCTTCATAAGCAATTCTCAGAGTCTCCCCAGCAGAATCCATAAGCTTCGCCCAGCTTCAACGTTACCATTCTCCTTCAATTTCTGCATCAAATTATCACCTGATATTCGTCCCAAATTGAAATTTAgtatttcaaaatttactttTCCACATGATTTCAGATCTGCAGTAACCAATTCACTTACGACCTAGTTaccaaattaaattagtatCTTAGTGAAAAATGAAGTGAACAAATGCTTACTTGAATACTGGTCGCTCATTCGTCCTTATGCCCATATCCGGTGCGGTTGTAATCATTTCGCCTCATGAAGTTTTGACGGAAAATTTTGGGATCAAACTCGGCGGACTTCGACGGAGCACCTTCTCCGGTCAGAGACTGGGAGGATGGCCTCGGTTGCGGAAACGGAAATTCGTTGCGCGCTGAGATGAGGGAGGCTTGCAGTTGCAGAGAGATCGCCATGCCGGTATTAATATATGAAGCTAGTTAACTCAAGCGCACGTTAGAGAAGAGTTTGCTCAGTGAGTTTACGTTGCGCCCCCCATGCGCAATTTATACGGTATGCTCCCGAGTTCCTTCAAATTAATATATGCATGCTTCGTGTGATAATGTCATTTTCTTTTACTATTTTAAATGATACTCATAGTAATGAATATGTAAAAAAGAATatttaaagaataaaataactgcacaactttaaaattagtgaACAAATCAAAGTAAACAATATATTTTCTCTTATAATCTCATTGGAATAATATTAGTAgtcttttcaataaaaaatCACTAGTTGGACCAATCATTTTTCCACTTAGGACTAAGGGATGATCAAAAATTCAAATTGATGAACTTATAGTTGAAAATCACAAGTTCAAGTTCTTATGAATATATTTCAAGAATTCAGGCAGTGTTTTGTCATAAAAAGTTTGCGTAATCACAAGTTCAAGTTCTTACAATTGTAATGATATGACAAACGATTTTAAACACACCACCCATCATATAAACTTGTACTATCACTCCATCGGCGGATCTAGGTGGGGTCGggggggtcggccgaccccatcATATAAACATCGCATTTCTGCGCCTCAGATGAGTCCATGATTCGCAGTTTTAGGGATTTAAGCCTAAATTTGAGGGCTGGGTTTGAGAGATAAACCCTAAATTAAACCCGTCAACATTTGGTAGTTATTCTTCCttcttttatctctctcttttttttatagatTATAGTTGTTAGAGTTggatataaaattaatatggagaaaaatattaaatgtaTGAAAATCactatctattttttttatatattataaaattactgtggagaaaaatattaaatgtaTGAAAATAGTGATACTAGTCGAAATAGAGTATGTTAAGAATTGTTTGGGTGGTCTACAAATTTTGATCCACAATACATTCTACTGTATAACTACTTCACTTTCAATTTTGTAGCAAAATAAGCTCGTCCTATCCAAATTTTTATGAGAATTGGAtgttactagtattatttaatcGGTCATAACGATGAGATCAAAGACACAATTATAGGCAACAGTTCTATATCATAGTCATAAACAAAAGTCGTCGAAATGAGAATTACAGACAATGGTTCGAAATCATTCATGAAGAAAATGAGAATTACAGATGGCATTAATCACCCCAAAACATAGCCGATGCATCATCGACTTGCTCAGAATCACATAAATAACTATTTAGACAAAGAATGATCTCTCattcaaatagtaattgagagagagagagagagtgtgtgctGAAAAAAGAATGCAAAACCTGCATCTCTTTACCGAAGCTTTTTACTCACACTCAGAGCTTAGTTTGGAGAAGGTGTCGGGGTACTTGGTGGTTTCATCTCCTCATACCTGCTCATCAACACACACGCAAACTATTACGCTGCATTCCTCTATATACCGATTTCCTTaaatcacattttctttttttgctgGGAATATTTTATAAACAATAGGAATGTGCTTACATTGTGTAGGGTGATAGGGGTTTGGCCTTTGGTTCAGTATGGCTTTCTGGTGTCTCGTCAACTGGCTTTTCAGGTTCGCTGTTTGAAGACAGTGTTGGCGAACTAGGAGAAGGTGAAGTTGGGACATCATTCCCCCCAGTGAGCTGCGGTTCTACTTCTACAGGAGTCTCCTTTTTCGAACTACTAAAAGTTGGAGTTGGCGAGCTGGGAGGTTTTAAGTCTTCGTAACTGCCAAATAAATCAAATGGTTCACAAACACATACTCTTTCTAAGGGTCTTGCGCGATTAATGTAAAGGGTCAAGTTCCAAGAACTGAAGGTAATTAAGATATATATGGTGCATTATATCAAGAAAATGCTAATGCAACATTTATGATAGATGAAAAATCATCCTGTACGCTATGGCCAAATGGACTTACTTTATGTATGGCGAGTAGGCATGTGGTTTCTTCGGCGCAGTCTGGGGAGTTACATCTTCTATTGATGTCTCTGAAGAACTTGCTTCAACTGATGAAGGCGTGGGACTTGCTGGAGCTGGCACGATCTCTGGCTTGGTGGCACCAGCACCAGTGCTCGCAATAGGAGTGGGAGATGTTGGTGGTTTTAGATCTTCATAGCTATAAGAAGGGATTTTCGATGAAAAATcgcacaaacaaaaaaaaacaaaatttgatagaCGTTGGTGCAAACTCACGCAGCATAGGGAGACAGAGGTGTTGCTTTAGTTGCCTTAATTTGCTCAGGTTCTTCCTCAGCCGGCTTAGGTTCTTCCTCAGCGAGCTTAGGTTCTTCCACAGAAGGTTTGCTGTCTGATATAACAGGCGGTGATTGATCTGATTCATCTTTATCCTAGCAGCCAGATAAATTTTCTAAACgttaatcatttttaaaaaaaattgaatttgccAAGGCCTATACAACTAAAATCGTTCAAATACAAGCAGACAAAGGAACATTGAATAAAGTTACCTTAACATTGTAATCTGGTCTCTGAGATGGTATCTTTTTCAAGAGATCTCTAAAAGGAGTCAAAGGAGCTGTAGTTTCTGCAATTACTTCGACAACTTTACAGTAAGAAAGGCTGCGGTTCTTTGCCATGAACGCCAGAAGTTCTGCTACCTGTAATATATCATGAGTCGACAAATTCCAGTTTAACATGCGTGCAGTTTGTAATCAACTGAGGGTATAGAAATTTATCGCTGACTACAATACAAGAAGACCACCCATCGAAACAGAGCATGAAAGCATATTACTGCTTATGCAAAAAAAGTTCTATCTACTTGATTACCCAAAAGATACGGTTTATAGGTATCTTGTGAACTGAAAAAATGTCGAAAGAAAATAACCTGCAGGTTTGACACTAGGCCGCCAAATAAAGTATCCTCCTCTGATAAGGTAACATTATGAGTTTCCTTAAACGAATCAGTAGGCCGCTCCATACCTCCAGGCCTTACTATCTGCAGCAATTTTGTTCGATGAGCAAGTTAATGTGTAAAGAAATTAATCTTTATCTTGCTATGTGCTAAAGGTGCACTGCAAAAACTCACTGTATAAGGAAGACCACTCGCAATGAGTGCTTCTTCTGCTTTTCTTTTCCATATAAGGACTCCCCAGAACAGACTTTACCATGTAAGGAAAGGCGAGAATCAATTAAGGACGGAAGATTTAGTTGGAAATTTCAGCTATGCAGCCTATAGAAGAGTATCTGCACTAAGATGTTGAAATGTCGGAAAAGCCTTACTTCAAGATAGCAGCAGGAAATCCAACTTTGTTTGTTCCAAGAGATGTGACCAAAATGAAGTGTTCAACTTTTGCAGAGGTTGCTGCATGGAAAACAGGCATCACTATAGCatctttttatattaaaatgacaGATTTCCGACACCATAAGGAAAAGATGCTGACACTAACAAGTCTTTGATTACCCTAAGGTTAGAAACCCTGACTGAGACTGCTACTATATAAGCATACATCAGTAAGAAATCAAGATATTGTGTCCTTAATGAATGATGACAAGAACAAAAGGAAAAACCGTTTTGTTTTGGGCATCATTTTCATATTATTTCTGCGTGTTTAGACAAAGTGGCTTCAAAATTTTATACTAATACTTAGACTATAGCAATAAGTTTCCGGGTACCATTAGAACTTATTTTACCTGCATCAATCAAATTTTTGGTAGCCTGGTAGTCAATTCTGTAAGGTCCAGTAATATCAAGAACCTCCTTCTCACTAGCACCGATACAGCATATAACAATTGATGCATTGCCTAGTGCTGGCTTTATCCGGTCCAGCTGCTCCAAGTCACACTCCACGAGTTCAAGCTTATCTATAGCTGGGCTAAAGACCAAAGTAACATAAATAATTTCACTACATGCATATAGCCATGTATAGCGTATAAATCGTTAAATAACTTTTAGGGAAGCAAAATAACTATCTCCCGAGTCATCCACAAGCTTACGTTGAGTGCCTCCTGCAATATCCTCAAGCTTCAAGTTGCGGACACTCTGTTTAGAGAGAATATTTTCATGAATCATAAGTTTGCAAATATTGTGCTGTTAATGAAACTTAATAAATAGAACTCATACTTGCACAAGGGGTTCAGCTCTCTGAACACTCCTAACACCAGCTCGAACGTTTAATCCTAATTTTAAGAGCTCCCTGCAGGAAAACAAAATATTTCAGAAACATAGATCTTTAATAGGCCTACATTGCTGCAGCTTCACATTGAGATAAGCCGAAAGCACACCTCAAAGTTCGTGATCCAACTTTTCCAGTAGCCCCTGCAACAAATACAAGATTTCCATCCTTTTGGTCACCATTACTCGGTGTGGCAGATTGCGCCTGTGATCTGATTGTTGTGATTCCTTCACCAAGAGAACAGAAACAAGGTACATCAGTTGTCAAATGCACCATTCCAACGCCTTTCACTTCTACATTTGGCATTGGGATATAACTTAGGAAGAATGGCCATAAAACAAATAGCATAGAAATTCCACAATATGGCATTGCCATAGGTTTGGCAATAGTTAGATTTCAACTATTAACTTAAGTAGATACTTCTATTTTTTAAGAAACTCTAAAATAGGCGACATTGATATTTCCCCACACAACTCTTCTCCGTATTCTATTGGAAAAGAGATTGAGCCCTAAAAACAAAATACCGAATTTCAGTTCAcccaaaaaaacaaatcaagcaAAAAGTTTCTCCACAACTCACCAAAAATCCCTAAATCACAGAGAGAGTCAGAGGGATAGAGTAACTACCTGATGATCGAGCTCCGAAATCAAGAAATCTAATCCTCCTGGCATGGAGACAGGCCTTCTTACTAGCGGTCAGATTGAAAACAGATTGGCCACATGAAAAGGGCTTCTCAAACGGCAGGCTCCGAGGAATGCTGCTGACTACCGGCGACTGCATGCAGTGAAGCTTCATTGGCGCCAGAAAACAGCAAAAAAACAATTGTctcagattttttttttaattttagctTTTGTTATTTGATTTTGTTATGGAGTAGGAGACGATCACGTTTCTGCATGTTCGATTGGTCATATTTGAAAGTGAATTGCAGACCACATATTTTTGGGCGATGGATTTTAgctgattttattcaagatttgGATTGGGCCGTTTTTAACTGCTGtattatttccttttctttcaTGTCTTAGAATTTGTACGACTGATATTGAAGAAAATCACCAAAACATCACTTTATTCAAATATAGTTTGATAAGAGTCAGATGAAAATCATAAAAGAAACGAGTTCTCGAATTCGTGATTTTCATAACACTCATAGCatatattcttaattttttgTAGTATTCGATATCATATTTCCCCATAACTAGCAGGTTGTTTTATTACAAAAGTACATAATTTTATTGTAACCGAGAACAAAACTACTGCTTCTACAGCCACAGAGCATGCTATCACACTTAAAATTTCTTTATCATCAAAGCATAGTATTCGCGCATACTTTCCTTACAGAGAGAGCACATCCGAGTGGAAAGGAAGGCAGCGAACTTTAGTTTACGCGATATTGATACAGACATCTACATATGGTTTACACAGAGCAGGGAAACAAGATGCACTACTCTGCTTAACCAACAGATGGATT from Salvia splendens isolate huo1 chromosome 9, SspV2, whole genome shotgun sequence includes:
- the LOC121747403 gene encoding 4-hydroxy-3-methylbut-2-enyl diphosphate reductase, chloroplastic-like; protein product: MKLDIIFRIAQFGLTNEITHNPTVNQTLGEMGVKIIPVKEGKKQYDLVAKGDVVVLSAFGAPVQEMMLLTQKNVEIADTTCPWVAKVWHSVEKHKKGEYASIIHEIQICSIIGV
- the LOC121748223 gene encoding protein TIC 62, chloroplastic-like isoform X2, which encodes MKLHCMQSPVVSSIPRSLPFEKPFSCGQSVFNLTASKKACLHARRIRFLDFGARSSGITTIRSQAQSATPSNGDQKDGNLVFVAGATGKVGSRTLRELLKLGLNVRAGVRSVQRAEPLVQSVRNLKLEDIAGGTQPIDKLELVECDLEQLDRIKPALGNASIVICCIGASEKEVLDITGPYRIDYQATKNLIDAATSAKVEHFILVTSLGTNKVGFPAAILNLFWGVLIWKRKAEEALIASGLPYTIVRPGGMERPTDSFKETHNVTLSEEDTLFGGLVSNLQVAELLAFMAKNRSLSYCKVVEVIAETTAPLTPFRDLLKKIPSQRPDYNVKDKDESDQSPPVISDSKPSVEEPKLAEEEPKPAEEEPEQIKATKATPLSPYAAYEDLKPPTSPTPIASTGAGATKPEIVPAPASPTPSSVEASSSETSIEDVTPQTAPKKPHAYSPYINYEDLKPPSSPTPTFSSSKKETPVEVEPQLTGGNDVPTSPSPSSPTLSSNSEPEKPVDETPESHTEPKAKPLSPYTMYEEMKPPSTPTPSPN
- the LOC121748223 gene encoding protein TIC 62, chloroplastic-like isoform X1, translating into MKLHCMQSPVVSSIPRSLPFEKPFSCGQSVFNLTASKKACLHARRIRFLDFGARSSEVKGVGMVHLTTDVPCFCSLGEGITTIRSQAQSATPSNGDQKDGNLVFVAGATGKVGSRTLRELLKLGLNVRAGVRSVQRAEPLVQSVRNLKLEDIAGGTQPIDKLELVECDLEQLDRIKPALGNASIVICCIGASEKEVLDITGPYRIDYQATKNLIDAATSAKVEHFILVTSLGTNKVGFPAAILNLFWGVLIWKRKAEEALIASGLPYTIVRPGGMERPTDSFKETHNVTLSEEDTLFGGLVSNLQVAELLAFMAKNRSLSYCKVVEVIAETTAPLTPFRDLLKKIPSQRPDYNVKDKDESDQSPPVISDSKPSVEEPKLAEEEPKPAEEEPEQIKATKATPLSPYAAYEDLKPPTSPTPIASTGAGATKPEIVPAPASPTPSSVEASSSETSIEDVTPQTAPKKPHAYSPYINYEDLKPPSSPTPTFSSSKKETPVEVEPQLTGGNDVPTSPSPSSPTLSSNSEPEKPVDETPESHTEPKAKPLSPYTMYEEMKPPSTPTPSPN